One part of the Homo sapiens chromosome 19, GRCh38.p14 Primary Assembly genome encodes these proteins:
- the STX10 gene encoding syntaxin-10 isoform 4 (isoform 4 is encoded by transcript variant 4), with protein sequence MSLEDPFFVVRGEVQKAVNTARGLYQRWCELLQESAAVGREELDWTTNELRNGLRSIEWDLEDLEETIGIVEANPGKPAAQKSPSDLLDASAVSATSRYIEEQQATQQLIMDEQDQQLEMVSGSIQVLKHMSGRVGEELDEQGIMLDAFAQEMDHTQSRMDGVLRKLAKVSHMTSDRRQWCAIAVLVGVLLLVLILLFSL encoded by the exons ATGTCTCTCGAAGACCCCTTTTTTGTAGTCCGAGG CGAGGTGCAGAAGGCGGTGAACACGGCCCGCGGGCTGTACCAGCGCTGGTGCGAGCTCCTGCAGGAAAGCGCGGCGGTCGGACGCGAGGAGCTGGACTGGACGACCAATGAGCTGCGGAATGGCCTGCGCAGCATCGAGTGGGACCTCGAGGACCTGGAAGAGACCATCG GTATAGTGGAAGCCAACCCAG GCAAGCCAGCTGCCCAGAAGTCACCCAGCGACCTGCTGGATGCCAGCGCAGTCTCGGCCACATCTCGCTACATCGAGGAGCagcaggccacacagcag CTGATCATGGATGAACAGGATCAACAGCTGGAGATGGTGTCTGGGAGCATCCAGGTTCTGAAGCACATGTCCGGCCGCGTTGGAGAAGAGCTGGACGAGCAGGGCAT CATGCTGGATGCCTTCGCCCAAGAGATGGACCACACCCAGTCCCGCATGGACGGGGTCCTCAGGAAGTTGGCCAAAGTATCCCACATGACGAGTG ACCGCCGACAGTGGTGTGCCATCGCCGTGCTAGTGGGGGTGCTTCTCCTCGTTCTCATCTTACTATTCTCTCTCTGA
- the IER2 gene encoding immediate early response gene 2 protein, protein MEVQKEAQRIMTLSVWKMYHSRMQRGGLRLHRSLQLSLVMRSARELYLSAKVEALEPEVSLPAALPSDPRLHPPREAESTAETATPDGEHPFPEPMDTQEAPTAEETSACCAPRPAKVSRKRRSSSLSDGGDAGLVPSKKARLEEKEEEEGASSEVADRLQPPPAQAEGAFPNLARVLQRRFSGLLNCSPAAPPTAPPACEAKPACRPADSMLNVLVRAVVAF, encoded by the coding sequence ATGGAAGTGCAGAAAGAGGCACAGCGCATCATGACCCTGTCGGTGTGGAAGATGTATCACTCCCGCATGCAGCGCGGTGGCCTGCGGCTGCACCGGAGTCTGCAGCTGTCGCTGGTCATGCGCAGCGCCCGGGAGCTCTACCTCTCGGCCAAGGTGGAGGCCCTCGAGCCCGAGGTGTCGTTGCCGGCCGCCCTCCCCTCTGACCCTCGCCTGCACCCGCCCCGAGAAGCCGAGTCCACGGCCGAGACAGCGACCCCCGACGGTGAGCACCCGTTTCCGGAGCCAATGGACACGCAGGAGGCGCCGACAGCCGAGGAGACCTCCGCCTGCTGTGCCCCGCGCCCCGCCAAAGTCAGCCGCAAACGACGCAGCAGCAGCCTGAGCGACGGCGGGGACGCTGGACTGGTCCCGAGCAAGAAAGCCCgtctggaagaaaaggaagaagaggagggagcGTCATCCGAAGTCGCCGATCGCCTGCAGCCCCCTCCGGCGCAAGCGGAGGGCGCCTTTCCCAACCTGGCCCGCGTCCTGCAGAGGCGCTTCTCCGGCCTCCTGAACTGCAGCCCCGCGGCCCCTCCGACGGCGCCGCCCGCGTGCGAGGCAAAGCCCGCTTGCCGCCCGGCGGACAGCATGCTCAACGTGCTCGTGCGGGCCGTGGTGGCCTTCTGA
- the STX10 gene encoding syntaxin-10 isoform X1 — protein MSLEDPFFVVRGEVQKAVNTARGLYQRWCELLQESAAVGREELDWTTNELRNGLRSIEWDLEDLEETIGIVEANPGKFKLPAGDLQERKVFVERMREAVQEMKDHMVSPTAVAFLERNNREMRKLRHKEAK, from the exons ATGTCTCTCGAAGACCCCTTTTTTGTAGTCCGAGG CGAGGTGCAGAAGGCGGTGAACACGGCCCGCGGGCTGTACCAGCGCTGGTGCGAGCTCCTGCAGGAAAGCGCGGCGGTCGGACGCGAGGAGCTGGACTGGACGACCAATGAGCTGCGGAATGGCCTGCGCAGCATCGAGTGGGACCTCGAGGACCTGGAAGAGACCATCG GTATAGTGGAAGCCAACCCAGGCAAGTTCAAGCTCCCAGCCGGGGACCTGCAGGAGAGAAAGGTGTTCGTGGAGCGGATGCGAGAGGCAGTCCAG GAAATGAAGGACCATATGGTCAGCCCAACAGCCGTAGCATTTTTGGAGAGGAATAACAGAGAG atgaggaaactgaggcacaaggaagCCAAATGA
- the STX10 gene encoding syntaxin-10 isoform 2 (isoform 2 is encoded by transcript variant 2) — MSLEDPFFVVRGEVQKAVNTARGLYQRWCELLQESAAVGREELDWTTNELRNGLRSIEWDLEDLEETIGIVEANPGKFKLPAGDLQERKVFVERMREAVQEMKDHMVSPTAVAFLERNNREILAGKPAAQKSPSDLLDASAVSATSRYIEEQQATQQLIMDEQDQQLEMVSGSIQVLKHMSGRVGEELDEQACWMPSPKRWTTPSPAWTGSSGSWPKYPT, encoded by the exons ATGTCTCTCGAAGACCCCTTTTTTGTAGTCCGAGG CGAGGTGCAGAAGGCGGTGAACACGGCCCGCGGGCTGTACCAGCGCTGGTGCGAGCTCCTGCAGGAAAGCGCGGCGGTCGGACGCGAGGAGCTGGACTGGACGACCAATGAGCTGCGGAATGGCCTGCGCAGCATCGAGTGGGACCTCGAGGACCTGGAAGAGACCATCG GTATAGTGGAAGCCAACCCAGGCAAGTTCAAGCTCCCAGCCGGGGACCTGCAGGAGAGAAAGGTGTTCGTGGAGCGGATGCGAGAGGCAGTCCAG GAAATGAAGGACCATATGGTCAGCCCAACAGCCGTAGCATTTTTGGAGAGGAATAACAGAGAG ATACTCGCAGGCAAGCCAGCTGCCCAGAAGTCACCCAGCGACCTGCTGGATGCCAGCGCAGTCTCGGCCACATCTCGCTACATCGAGGAGCagcaggccacacagcag CTGATCATGGATGAACAGGATCAACAGCTGGAGATGGTGTCTGGGAGCATCCAGGTTCTGAAGCACATGTCCGGCCGCGTTGGAGAAGAGCTGGACGAGCAGG CATGCTGGATGCCTTCGCCCAAGAGATGGACCACACCCAGTCCCGCATGGACGGGGTCCTCAGGAAGTTGGCCAAAGTATCCCACATGA
- the STX10 gene encoding syntaxin-10 isoform 3 (isoform 3 is encoded by transcript variant 3), with the protein MSLEDPFFVVRGEVQKAVNTARGLYQRWCELLQESAAVGREELDWTTNELRNGLRSIEWDLEDLEETIGIVEANPGKFKLPAGDLQERKVFVERMREAVQEMKDHMVSPTAVAFLERNNREILAGKPAAQKSPSDLLDASAVSATSRYIEEQQATQQLIMDEQDQQLEMVSGSIQVLKHMSGRVGEELDEQGIMLDAFAQEMDHTQSRMDGVLRKLAKVSHMTSGESPQGRGQSWWGQVVGGTLSP; encoded by the exons ATGTCTCTCGAAGACCCCTTTTTTGTAGTCCGAGG CGAGGTGCAGAAGGCGGTGAACACGGCCCGCGGGCTGTACCAGCGCTGGTGCGAGCTCCTGCAGGAAAGCGCGGCGGTCGGACGCGAGGAGCTGGACTGGACGACCAATGAGCTGCGGAATGGCCTGCGCAGCATCGAGTGGGACCTCGAGGACCTGGAAGAGACCATCG GTATAGTGGAAGCCAACCCAGGCAAGTTCAAGCTCCCAGCCGGGGACCTGCAGGAGAGAAAGGTGTTCGTGGAGCGGATGCGAGAGGCAGTCCAG GAAATGAAGGACCATATGGTCAGCCCAACAGCCGTAGCATTTTTGGAGAGGAATAACAGAGAG ATACTCGCAGGCAAGCCAGCTGCCCAGAAGTCACCCAGCGACCTGCTGGATGCCAGCGCAGTCTCGGCCACATCTCGCTACATCGAGGAGCagcaggccacacagcag CTGATCATGGATGAACAGGATCAACAGCTGGAGATGGTGTCTGGGAGCATCCAGGTTCTGAAGCACATGTCCGGCCGCGTTGGAGAAGAGCTGGACGAGCAGGGCAT CATGCTGGATGCCTTCGCCCAAGAGATGGACCACACCCAGTCCCGCATGGACGGGGTCCTCAGGAAGTTGGCCAAAGTATCCCACATGACGAGTGGTGAGTCCCCTCAGGGGAGGGGTCAGTCCTGGTGGGGGCAGGTTGTAGGTGGTACCCTCTCCCCGTGA
- the STX10 gene encoding syntaxin-10 isoform 1 (isoform 1 is encoded by transcript variant 1): MSLEDPFFVVRGEVQKAVNTARGLYQRWCELLQESAAVGREELDWTTNELRNGLRSIEWDLEDLEETIGIVEANPGKFKLPAGDLQERKVFVERMREAVQEMKDHMVSPTAVAFLERNNREILAGKPAAQKSPSDLLDASAVSATSRYIEEQQATQQLIMDEQDQQLEMVSGSIQVLKHMSGRVGEELDEQGIMLDAFAQEMDHTQSRMDGVLRKLAKVSHMTSDRRQWCAIAVLVGVLLLVLILLFSL, from the exons ATGTCTCTCGAAGACCCCTTTTTTGTAGTCCGAGG CGAGGTGCAGAAGGCGGTGAACACGGCCCGCGGGCTGTACCAGCGCTGGTGCGAGCTCCTGCAGGAAAGCGCGGCGGTCGGACGCGAGGAGCTGGACTGGACGACCAATGAGCTGCGGAATGGCCTGCGCAGCATCGAGTGGGACCTCGAGGACCTGGAAGAGACCATCG GTATAGTGGAAGCCAACCCAGGCAAGTTCAAGCTCCCAGCCGGGGACCTGCAGGAGAGAAAGGTGTTCGTGGAGCGGATGCGAGAGGCAGTCCAG GAAATGAAGGACCATATGGTCAGCCCAACAGCCGTAGCATTTTTGGAGAGGAATAACAGAGAG ATACTCGCAGGCAAGCCAGCTGCCCAGAAGTCACCCAGCGACCTGCTGGATGCCAGCGCAGTCTCGGCCACATCTCGCTACATCGAGGAGCagcaggccacacagcag CTGATCATGGATGAACAGGATCAACAGCTGGAGATGGTGTCTGGGAGCATCCAGGTTCTGAAGCACATGTCCGGCCGCGTTGGAGAAGAGCTGGACGAGCAGGGCAT CATGCTGGATGCCTTCGCCCAAGAGATGGACCACACCCAGTCCCGCATGGACGGGGTCCTCAGGAAGTTGGCCAAAGTATCCCACATGACGAGTG ACCGCCGACAGTGGTGTGCCATCGCCGTGCTAGTGGGGGTGCTTCTCCTCGTTCTCATCTTACTATTCTCTCTCTGA
- the NACC1 gene encoding nucleus accumbens-associated protein 1 isoform X1, translating to MAQTLQMEIPNFGNSILECLNEQRLQGLYCDVSVVVKGHAFKAHRAVLAASSSYFRDLFNNSRSAVVELPAAVQPQSFQQILSFCYTGRLSMNVGDQFLLMYTAGFLQIQEIMEKGTEFFLKVSSPSCDSQGLHAEEAPSSEPQSPVAQTSGWPACSTPLPLVSRVKTEQQESDSVQCMPVAKRLWDSGQKEAGGGGNGSRKMAKFSTPDLAANRPHQPPPPQQAPVVAAAQPAVAAGAGQPAGGVAAAGGVVSGPSTSERTSPGTSSAYTSDSPGSYHNEEDEEEDGGEEGMDEQYRQICNMYTMYSMMNVGQTAEKVEALPEQVAPESRNRIRVRQDLASLPAELINQIGNRCHPKLYDEGDPSEKLELVTGTNVYITRAQLMNCHVSAGTRHKVLLRRLLASFFDRNTLANSCGTGIRSSTNDPRRKPLDSRVLHAVKYYCQNFAPNFKESEMNAIAADMCTNARRVVRKSWMPKVKVLKAEDDAYTTFISETGKIEPDMMGVEHGFETASHEGEAGPSAEALQ from the exons ATGGCCCAGACACTGCAGATGGAGATCCCGAACTTCGGCAACAGCATCCTGGAGTGCCTCAATGAACAGCGGCTGCAGGGCCTGTACTGTGACGTGTCAGTGGTGGTCAAGGGCCATGCCTTCAAGGCCCACCGGGCCGTGCTTGCTGCCAGCAGCTCCTACTTCCGGGACCTGTTCAACAACAGCCGCAGCGCCGTGGTGGAGCTGCCGGCGGCTGTGCAGCCCCAGTCTTTCCAGCAGATCCTCAGCTTCTGCTACACGGGCCGGCTGAGCATGAACGTGGGCGACCAGTTCCTGCTCATGTACACGGCTGGCTTCCTGCAGATCCAGGAGATCATGGAGAAGGGCACCGAGTTCTTCCTCAAGGTGAGCTCCCCGAGCTGCGACTCCCAGGGCCTGCATGCGGAGGAGGCCCCATCGTCGGAGCCCCAGAGCCCCGTGGCGCAGACATCGGGCTGGCCAGCCTGTAGCACCCCGCTGCCCCTCGTGTCGCGGGTGAAGACGGAGCAGCAGGAGTCGGACTCCGTGCAGTGCATGCCCGTGGCCAAGCGGCTGTGGGACAGTGGCCAGAAGGAGGCTGGGGGCGGCGGCAATGGCAGCCGCAAGATGGCCAAGTTCTCCACGCCGGACCTGGCTGCCAACCGGCCTCACCAGCCCCCGCCACCCCAACAGGCTCCGGTGGTGGCAGCAGCCCAGCCCGCCGTGGCTGCGGGAGCAGGGCAGCCAGCCGGTGGGGTGGCAGCAGCAGGGGGTGTGGTGAGTGGGCCCAGCACGTCGGAGCGGACCAGCCCAGGCACCTCAAGCGCCTACACCAGCGACAGCCCTGGCTCCTACCACAatgaggaggacgaggaggaggatGGTGGCGAGGAGGGCATGGATGAGCAGTACCGGCAGATCTGCAACATGTACACCATGTACAGCATGATGAACGTCGGCCAGACAG CCGAGAAGGTGGAGGCCCTCCCGGAGCAGGTAGCCCCCGAGTCCCGAAATCGCATCCGGGTTCGGCAAGACCTGGCGTCTCTCCCGGCTGAACTTATCAACCAGATTGGGAACCGCTGCCACCCCAAGCTCTACGACGAGGGCGACCCCTCTGAGAAGCTGGAGCTGGTGACAG GCACCAACGTGTACATCACAAGGGCGCAGCTGATGAACTGCCACGTCAGCGCAGGCACGCGGCACAAGGTCCTACTGCGGCGGCTCCTGGCCTCCTTCTTTGACCG GAACACGCTGGCCAACAGCTGCGGCACCGGCATCCGCTCTTCTACCAACGATCCCCGTCGGAAGCCCCTGGACAGCCGCGTGCTCCACGCTGTCAAGT ACTACTGCCAGAACTTCGCCCCCAACTTCAAGGAGAGCGAGATGAATGCCATCGCGGCCGACATGTGCACCAACGCCCGCCGCGTCGTGCGCAAGAGCTGGATGCCCAAGGTCAAGGTGCTCAAGGCTGAGGATGACGCCTACACCACCTTCATCAGTGAAACGGGCAAGATCGAGCCGGACATGATGGGTGTGGAGCATGGCTTCGAGACCGCCAGCCACGAGGGCGAGGCGGGTCCCTCGGCTGAAGCCCTGCAGTAA